Within the Deltaproteobacteria bacterium genome, the region TTTATCTTGGAAGTGAAAACGCTGACTGGAGGAAGTTCTAATGGCAAACATGGCACAAGCTATTCGAATGGCTCTTCATTTCGGTGAGAAGAAACTTGGCGTAACTGATATTTTTGGCGAAGACGTCGGGGCACCTCTCGGCGGTGTATTCACGGCAACCCAGGGCTTAGAGACTGCTTGGAATTCGCCCCTTGATGAGCGCGGAATTATTTCCACAGCTATCGGTCTTGGTCTTGCGGGGGATCGCTGTGTCGCGGAGATTCAATTCTGCGATTACATTTTCAACACGATCGATTTACTAAAAATTGCGGGGAACACACTTTGGTGTTCAAACGGTCAGTACAATATACCGATTGTCGTGATGTCGCCAGTGGGTGCAGGTATTCGCGGATCTATCTATCATTCTCATTCGTTTGATGCATGGGCAACGCGCCTCCCGGGTTGGAAAGTAGTAATGCCGTCGACGCCGCTTGACGCCTATGGGCTGATGATTGCGGCGATCAAAGATCCAAACCCAGTCTTGTTCTTAAAGCCAAAATCTTTGATGCGAGTTCGGGGTGAAGAACTGATTCCAGGCGAGCCGTCAGATGAAAAGGAATTGAAGGCTATGATCGATGCGCCTATTGGTGATCGATCGAAGTGGAAGCCGCGTTGGCCGAAACTGGAAGAGTTTGAAATTCCCATCGGCAAGGGAAAGATCGTTCGTGAAGGGACTGATGTAACCATCGTTAGCTACGGTCGGACACTTCCATTGTGTGCGAAGGCTGCGGCTGACTATGCAGCTCGCGGTGTCTCGGTTGAAGTGATCGATCTTCGATCGCTTTACCCCTATGACTGGGGAATGATCCGAGACTCTGTACGAAAGACGGGCCGCGTACTATTCGTCAACGAAGATACGGAAGTAACTAATTTTGGCGAACACTTGTCTTATCGTGTGACTCAAGAGTTGTTTTACGAATTGTTGGCACGACCGCGCGTCTTGGCTGGAAAAAATCTTCCGGGCATAGGGCTTCATCCGAATTTGGAAGAGGCTTCGGTCCCGCACCTTGAAGATATCCATCATGAAATTGAATCAATCATTTCGGAAGTACCATAATGACTTCGAAGGCCAGCGCGTTGGAAAAGTTTGATCGCTATGAATACTACCGGCGGGCCGTGCAGTCGCCTGAAGTCGATGTTCGTTTTTTGCGCGATACCTTTCGGGAAATCACCAGCCGCGAGCCGGTAAGTCTTCGCGAAGATTTCTGTGGCACATTTGCCATTTCTTGCGAGTGGGCGAAACTTTCTCCGAAATTCCGGTCGTTTGGGGTCGACATCGACAACGAACCAATTCTTTACGGCCTGTCTCACAACTTGGTGAAGCTTCCGAAATCAGTTCGCGACCGTGTGAAAGTCCAGCAGGACAATGTTTTGAATCCAGGCTTACCCAAAGTCGATATTGTTTCGGCGATGAACTTCTCGCACTATGTTTTCAAAGATCGAAGCATGATGAAGTCCTACTTTCACAATGCGCACGCGACGTTGAATGTAGGCGGACTTTTTATCGTAGATTGTTTCGGCGGCCCGGCATGTCAAAAAGAAAGTCGTGAAGAGACTGATCACAAAGGTTTCACGTACATCTGGGAGCAGGTGTCTTATGATCCTTTAACGAACGAAGCATTGTTTCACATTCATTTTAAAGTGAAGGAAACCAGCGGGCGAATGCGACGCCACAACCATGCGTTTACCTATGACTGGCGAATGTGGTCGATTCCAGAGCTTCGCGAGATGATGATGGAAACCGGATTCCGCAAAACCCACGTTTACTGGGAAGGCACCACTCGCAATGGCGAGGGTGACGGCATCTTTAGTCGGGTGGAGAGCGGCGAAGAGTGCGAAGCCTGGGTCGCCTACGTGGTTGGCGAGAAGTAACCGAAAGGTACCGCCTACATTTTGGTAGCGCAGTTGCGCTACCAAAATGTAGGCGGTACCTGCGGGCTATCTTGATTCTAGAATGGCAAAAAATAGGCAGAGTGCCGCGATCCTCGGCAAGTATTTTGAGACGGCTGTAAGTCTGGGTGCTTCGTTGTACTTCGGTCGTGATTTGTACCAAAGTTCTAAACCGTAAATCGCTAACAATAGCACTCCGGCAAGGGTCCATATTCGCGGAGTTTTAACCCAGCCAGGTGCCTGACTTACGTATTCGTATAGAAGGTAAGTTCCACAGTAGAGGCCAAATGTAAGCAAAAATTGAGTTCCATTCTTAAGAACGAGAGAAAATCGATTCATATTATTTGTCGGCTTAACTTCTCAAAGTTTCAGACTCAATGGATGGTTTATTGACCTAGAATAGTTACTTACTTCCTGCGGCTTTTAGCTCGGCCATCGTGAAAAGTGCGTGAAGCTTGATGCCAGCGGCCGTTATTTTGTCGGACTTTCCCTCACTTCTATCGATAACACCGACGACGTCCGTGATGATTGCGCCATCAGCCCGAAGGTCGCCAGCGCTAATCACAACCTGGCCGCCGGTGGTGATGACATCTTCAATCAGAGTAATCTTTTTGCCCTTGATATCTGGTCCCTCGGCAAACCGACAAGTCCCGTAGTCTTTGGGCTGTTTTCGAACGAATACCACTTCGTGGCCAGACTCCATGGCGATCGCCGTGGCAATGGGAATTCCGCCCATCTCAAGCGCGCCAAGAAGTTCGGTGTCTTTCGGGAGCATTGGGGCCAATAGCTTTGCGATTTCCCTAATCTGGCGCGGATTCTGATTTTTCAGACCGTCTTGAAGGTGCGCTTTTGAACTGGTCAGAGTCGATCGATCGAACTGACCAGACTTCAGGGGCGCCCGAGTCCTAGGCCGCGAATCCCCACAAGGGTGGGGATGTCACCTTAATGCCTTAATTATTTTGAGAGAGCTTCCGGCGCGCTTTCTTTGCTGGCTCTAGAGCGTGTGGCTTCACCTGTGGTGGTTCTTGGATGGCTTCGATTTCCGCAATCAGAGGGCCTAACTCTGAGTCATAGCTTTTCCTAAATGCTAAGCTATGTTCCTCAAACTTTTTTAAATTCTGATTGCTCAGACTGACCCACTGGACGCCATTTTCAATCAAGTAAAGTTTAGAAAGTTTGGCTTGTTCAATCGAAAAGGAACGCTCGGCTTCCGCGAGTGCTGCGACCTCTTTTTCAAAGATCTCACGCAAGTCAGATGGAAGTGCATTTAAATAGGAAGAGTTCGCCAGAAGTGTTGTGAGATAAAAAAGGTGATTGGTCTCGGAAACAAACTTTATGTTTTTAATATGGCCCGGATAATCCTGGGTCAGCACATAAAGGCGATTGAGTTCCGAGTCTTCAATGTCGATTTGCCCGTTTTCATGAAGCGAAATCGAGTTGGCGCGAGTGAACGGTCCGCCGGAAATAAACTCAACGCCCAAGCTTTTATAATATTTTTGAACCGGATCTGGGCCGGAAATGATTGATTTTTTTCCCTTTAGGTCAGCGAGAGAATTCACCGCAGTGGCGCCGTACATCACTCGGAAACCGCCGCTGTAAGTAAAGCCCATGATGCGCAAAACACCGTCCGAGCCAGCCTCGACCGCGTCGATTAGCTGCTCTCCGACCGAACCATTGATAACCGCTCGAACCCGTTCATGGCTATTCAGCAGGAACGGCATATTTAGGACATCCATCTTAGTGCTGAATCTGCGCAGCTCGCCGGCATCAACCTGAGCAAGAGTTGCGGTGCCGCTAAGTACTTCATCGATCGCCGACTGATGGCGTCGGACCTTATCGTTTCCGTAGGCTACGACTTCGATCTTTATTCTTCCTTGGGAGAGGCGTTCGATATTCGAGGCAGCCTTCTGAGTCATTTCAATGACTGGCCGATTGGTCGGGTTGTGAGCGGCTACCCATCGCATGTTGTAAGTCTTTTCGGAGCTGAGATGCAAAAACGCAAATAGCGAAAAAATCAGAACAATTGGCAAACCAATTACTAGTTTTTTATTTTTCATTAATCATCTCCCCCGAGGATTGTTTAAGAATGAACCATGTGCCTGAAAATTGCAACCTTGGCGGGACGGGGCCTCAAATCGAGACGTGCTAAAAGTTGAGTGACTCTCGGTAAGTAAGCCGAAAGCCCAGCAGAGCACCTTTTGTCGCTTTATTTAACGTATCGAATAGTCGACCCGGATCACCTTGATAGGTTTGATAGTAGACCGACGTTTCAATCGTCGAACTGGGTCGATAAACGAGGCGAAGGTGCGTAAAGAGATCGATCCGTTCAATCGTTCGGATAATGTTCCCCTCGAGGCTCCAGTTTTGAAGGTTATAAACGACTGGAGCTAACAATAATGTGTCCTGTCTTCCCGACGTTGTCTGAGGGTCGCGCCAGATCGTAACCTGCGGAGAAAATTTGAAATCTGAGTTCGAAATTTCCACGGCGGCCGCGACATGTTGAGCGCCCCGCGTTGAATTGTTCGCCTCGAGTCGGTAGTTTTCATACTTCGCCATTGCGCCGACATCCGTCGAACCCTGGTCTCTTAAATTTGTGCGATTGCGTCCCACCAGATGCAGTTCCAATTTGTCCTGCACATATCGTATGGCAAGTCCGTTCTGCTTTTCGTCGATGCGATCGACATTAGATGCGCCGTTCGGGATTGTTCCGTCGATGGTTGGAAACTTGGTTGGCGCAGATTGCAATATTCGAACATATTCGATGTTGAATTGTCCAAGCTTGAGCGTGGCTTGAACAGCATCTGGGTGGGCGAGTTGATCTGGGAAGGGGTCAACGAAAATTCGGTTGTATCGCCTTCCGGAAAAGTAATCTAACGAAGGGTTCGTGCGCGATGGGCTCCAGCGAATGGCTTGGCGACCGACCCGGATGTTAAAGTCGGAAGAATTCCAACTGATCCAAGCCTCATTCGCGTCGGACTCCTCCGAGGGGGTTCTAGATCCACTGAAATCTAAGTCTGAGAATAGATCGAGGCGGCTTTGAAGCGTGTTTTCAGCTATTGGAAAATCCAACTCAAGAAGACCTTTAAGCAGAGCTCTGTTAGTCAGAGTCTGATTTTCGACATGGTCCAAAACTGGGCGGAGTCGCTGAATTGTATCGAGACGAGGTTCAAGCGTGAGAGTTGTCTTCGCGTAGGTCAACGAAGGGCTGAGAAGATCAAATATTGAGCAGCAGAAAAGAAACTTAAAAAATAGTTCGTGGCAAAGCTTCAGTGACATTATCATTCTAAGAGGAAGGGGTAGGATCAGGAGTCTTTCGTGTCAAGAGCCGTGCCTGTTGTCGCGAAAAGGGACGAATGGCTAAATTGCTTGAGGGAGATAGAATGGCGACGCTGTTGAAAAAGTTTGGCTGGAAAAGCTTCTTTAGTTGTCTCGTGTTAGGCGCAGTAGGCGCAACCTGTTTGGCGTCGCAAGCGGCAGTGAAGAGCGGTGTGTGCGATGGTTGCAATGTGATATTTATCGGGCTCGATGCTTTGCAAGCGAAGCGTTTGGGCGTGCGAGGCTACAGGTCTGAGACCGCAGATGGTCGCGTTAGCATAACCCCAAATCTCGATCGGTTTGCAAAGCGATCCGTTGATTTTTCTCAGGCAATATCGCCCGCCTCTTGGACGGTGCCGACATATTTGTCCGTTTTCAGTTCCACTTTTCCGTCACAGCACGGACTTACCAATCGATTCAAAACATTTTCGAAAGAGAAGAAAGAGTTAAATAATTTCACCAATCGGACACCTGAAATATTGGTGGCGGCCCAGATCTACAAAGCGTTGGGTTATCGAACCGCCGGATTTACGGGAGATGCTGGGGTAAGCGCCGTTTTGGGATATGGTAAGGGATTTGATGAGTATTTTGACAAAGAAAGGTTCGGCGGGCTGGCGACGAGCATTTCTGAATACAAAAAATGGAATTTGAATTCGCCGGCTGAAAAATTCTTTCTTTTTCTGCATGGCTACGACTCGCACTCGCAATTTCAAAGCCAAGGGCCGGGGCTTTTCCCATTGAACAATTTAGATAAAGAGTACCGAGAAAAGCTCTCAAGCAAAGCTCAGGAAGAGTTGCGGGAGAGGGCGCTTAAGGGAGAGGCCATTCGTCCTTCTGATACCGATGTTGTTGCTTGGAATCGTTGGTATGACAATCGGGTTGCTCAGGCGGATCGCGAGTTCGGTAAATTGATTGAGGATCTTGAGGGGCGCGGACTATTGAAGAACTCTGTAGTGGTCGTTTTCGCGGATCACGGAACCGAGTTTTTTGAGCACGATGGCATCGATCACGGTCACACTTTGTATGATGAATTGGTTCATGTTCCGTTGTTGATTTTTTCTCCCCAGTTGAAAGCGGGGAGAGTTGTTAAAGAACAAGTCTCGACAATTGATATTCTGCCAACAGTGCTCGACATAACGGGTGCTCATCCGCCAAAAGAGCTTTCGAATTTGCTTTCTTCGCAGATGAAGGGGCGAAGTTTGGCGTCGGCTGTGCGCGGGAAGTCAATTGAGAGTAAAACTGTCTACATGGAAACAGATTTGAGAAATTTTGTTCATCTTCGGGGCATTCGTTCAGCAAGCGGCTGGAAGTACACAATGAATCTCAACTCTGGCACTGAAGAGCTCTATAATCTCAATCAAGATCCAAAGGAACGTACGAATTTATCCAAAGATAACAAGGCAAAGTTCCAGTTAGGTTTACTGCGTGGCGAGCTTTTGAAACACATAAAGGAAAATTTGGGCGGCACTATCGCACCAATGTCTGACGCGTGTCTTCCGGTTTACCAGGGGCAGTGTGAATGATTATTTTGAAAATCCGTCTAACCTTTTTAGTTTTGGCTCTATGTTTGTTGGCGACTGTTTCTTGTGTGCAGACTCAACGACCGAGTTCTCTAACTCGGCCCCTGAAAAGCGAAAACTATTGTGTTGGTTGCAATGTAATTTTGGTGAGCGCTGATAGTGTTCGTGCAGATCGCTTGTCGATCTATGGATATCCGCGTCCCACGACGCCTGCGATCACCGAATTTTCTAAACAGTCGGTCGCATTTAAGAATTTTTTCGTTGCGGGAACTTTAACGCCTACATCAGAGGCTTCAGTTCACACCGGTCGATATCCGGTATCGAACGGGATGGTTGGCTTCCAATCTAAAATCTCGACTGACTCATTGACTCTCGCGGAAGTGTTCAAAAAAAACGGTTACAGCACATCGGCCTTTTCAAGTTCGCCCGAGTTTTTTTCTCGTCCCAATATGCGAGAGACCTTCAGCCGGGGTTACGATAAATACGCTATGCAGTGGCGCCTCACAAAAAAATCTAGAAATCTGCGGCTCAATGAGTTTGCAGAATGGGCCGCGAAGCAAAAGAAAGCTGAAAAGCCTTTCTTTAGTTGGATTGCGCTAGGCACTGCTCACTGGCCAATCGGAACTCATGCCCCAAGGAAATTCAACGATCCAAATTACAGCGGGATCTTTAAGAATATTGATCGAATTGAAAGCTCGGCTCTGCAACACGCTGTGTTTCAGTTGATATATGATGGGTTTCTTTACAACCGGCAAGGTCGTGATGTTTTTATCGGAAGATTCGATGGAACAGCAGGTGACTCCGAGCAAAACGTGATT harbors:
- a CDS encoding alpha-ketoacid dehydrogenase subunit beta, with product MANMAQAIRMALHFGEKKLGVTDIFGEDVGAPLGGVFTATQGLETAWNSPLDERGIISTAIGLGLAGDRCVAEIQFCDYIFNTIDLLKIAGNTLWCSNGQYNIPIVVMSPVGAGIRGSIYHSHSFDAWATRLPGWKVVMPSTPLDAYGLMIAAIKDPNPVLFLKPKSLMRVRGEELIPGEPSDEKELKAMIDAPIGDRSKWKPRWPKLEEFEIPIGKGKIVREGTDVTIVSYGRTLPLCAKAAADYAARGVSVEVIDLRSLYPYDWGMIRDSVRKTGRVLFVNEDTEVTNFGEHLSYRVTQELFYELLARPRVLAGKNLPGIGLHPNLEEASVPHLEDIHHEIESIISEVP
- a CDS encoding class I SAM-dependent methyltransferase → MTSKASALEKFDRYEYYRRAVQSPEVDVRFLRDTFREITSREPVSLREDFCGTFAISCEWAKLSPKFRSFGVDIDNEPILYGLSHNLVKLPKSVRDRVKVQQDNVLNPGLPKVDIVSAMNFSHYVFKDRSMMKSYFHNAHATLNVGGLFIVDCFGGPACQKESREETDHKGFTYIWEQVSYDPLTNEALFHIHFKVKETSGRMRRHNHAFTYDWRMWSIPELREMMMETGFRKTHVYWEGTTRNGEGDGIFSRVESGEECEAWVAYVVGEK
- the dctP gene encoding TRAP transporter substrate-binding protein DctP — encoded protein: MKNKKLVIGLPIVLIFSLFAFLHLSSEKTYNMRWVAAHNPTNRPVIEMTQKAASNIERLSQGRIKIEVVAYGNDKVRRHQSAIDEVLSGTATLAQVDAGELRRFSTKMDVLNMPFLLNSHERVRAVINGSVGEQLIDAVEAGSDGVLRIMGFTYSGGFRVMYGATAVNSLADLKGKKSIISGPDPVQKYYKSLGVEFISGGPFTRANSISLHENGQIDIEDSELNRLYVLTQDYPGHIKNIKFVSETNHLFYLTTLLANSSYLNALPSDLREIFEKEVAALAEAERSFSIEQAKLSKLYLIENGVQWVSLSNQNLKKFEEHSLAFRKSYDSELGPLIAEIEAIQEPPQVKPHALEPAKKARRKLSQNN
- a CDS encoding sulfatase; the protein is MAKLLEGDRMATLLKKFGWKSFFSCLVLGAVGATCLASQAAVKSGVCDGCNVIFIGLDALQAKRLGVRGYRSETADGRVSITPNLDRFAKRSVDFSQAISPASWTVPTYLSVFSSTFPSQHGLTNRFKTFSKEKKELNNFTNRTPEILVAAQIYKALGYRTAGFTGDAGVSAVLGYGKGFDEYFDKERFGGLATSISEYKKWNLNSPAEKFFLFLHGYDSHSQFQSQGPGLFPLNNLDKEYREKLSSKAQEELRERALKGEAIRPSDTDVVAWNRWYDNRVAQADREFGKLIEDLEGRGLLKNSVVVVFADHGTEFFEHDGIDHGHTLYDELVHVPLLIFSPQLKAGRVVKEQVSTIDILPTVLDITGAHPPKELSNLLSSQMKGRSLASAVRGKSIESKTVYMETDLRNFVHLRGIRSASGWKYTMNLNSGTEELYNLNQDPKERTNLSKDNKAKFQLGLLRGELLKHIKENLGGTIAPMSDACLPVYQGQCE